In one Lolium rigidum isolate FL_2022 chromosome 3, APGP_CSIRO_Lrig_0.1, whole genome shotgun sequence genomic region, the following are encoded:
- the LOC124699188 gene encoding probable calcium-binding protein CML25/26: MLVMEASSVFTAFDKDGDGKVSASELRCGLESILGEDVAEEDAAAILAAADADGDGLLNQEEFSRLAADAHENDDDVAKRRCLMEAFGMYAASSSTEDMATTMITPASLGRTLSRLGSHELGVEECRAMICRFDLDGDGALSFDEFRVMMMA; this comes from the coding sequence ATGCTGGTAATGGAGGCATCGTCGGTGTTCACCGCCTTCGACAAGGACGGGGACGGCAAAGTGTCCGCCTCCGAGCTGCGGTGCGGCCTGGAGTCGATCCTGGGCGAGGACGTGGCGGAGGAGGATGCGGCGGCGATCCTCGCTGCAGCGGACGCCGACGGCGACGGGCTGCTGAACCAAGAAGAGTTCTCGAGGCTAGCCGCCGACGCCCACGAGAACGACGACGACGTTGCCAAACGAAGGTGCTTGATGGAGGCGTTCGGGATGTACGCAGCGTCCTCGTCCACGGAAGACATGGCGACGACAATGATCACGCCGGCGAGCCTGGGGCGGACGCTGAGCAGGCTGGGTTCGCACGAGCTGGGCGTGGAGGAGTGCAGAGCCATGATCTGCAGGTTCGatctcgacggcgacggcgccctCTCATTCGACGAGTTCAGGGTCATGATGATGGCATAA